A single Calditerrivibrio sp. DNA region contains:
- a CDS encoding cobyric acid synthase, with protein sequence MPKNKSCIFIGGTSSGAGKSLVVTALCRIFKQDGLTPAPFKAQNMSLNSYVTYDGLEMARAQVLQAEAAYLEPSVDMNPILIKPFGDSRSQLIIRGKSNKNITSRDLYDHELNKLLWEHVVQSFSLLSNKYFPVVIEGAGSISELNLKQKDIVNINLAKFTKADTYLVSNIEQGGIFASCFGSIKLLPKKEQNLVKGIIVNKFRGDISLFEEGKEILEKITGKKVLGILPYIKEIHLDDEDSLSLEYRRFENKRLKIAVIRLPYISNFTDFKTLSLLKEVSLIFTNQLSDLDDAGIIILPGTKSTTKDMKFLWDSGLAYGILDQYKKGKTIIGVCGGFQMMGNQILDPHKLEGNIEKIEGLNILPIKTVLEKEKITRRIDFIFNGTLCYGYEIHVGRTEYYGGDDFAVTRTGERLGCKIDNRCFGTYIHGLFDNRIILEHLLSPFGIDISHEHIYPERKEHYLNILADTVRNNLNMKEIYKNLGL encoded by the coding sequence ATGCCCAAGAATAAGTCTTGCATCTTCATAGGTGGAACCTCCTCCGGTGCTGGTAAATCGCTTGTTGTCACTGCACTCTGTAGGATATTCAAGCAGGACGGTCTAACCCCCGCACCCTTCAAAGCTCAAAATATGTCCCTTAATAGCTACGTAACCTACGATGGTTTAGAGATGGCAAGGGCACAGGTATTGCAAGCAGAGGCAGCTTACTTAGAACCATCAGTGGATATGAACCCCATCTTAATAAAGCCCTTTGGCGATTCCCGGTCCCAACTCATCATCAGAGGCAAATCAAACAAAAACATCACAAGTAGGGACCTTTACGATCATGAATTAAATAAGCTGTTATGGGAACATGTGGTTCAGAGTTTTAGCTTACTTTCAAACAAATATTTCCCAGTGGTCATAGAAGGAGCCGGTTCCATATCGGAACTGAACCTAAAGCAAAAAGATATCGTCAATATAAACTTAGCAAAGTTCACAAAAGCAGATACCTACCTTGTTTCAAACATTGAACAAGGTGGCATTTTTGCCTCCTGTTTTGGGAGTATCAAGTTATTACCCAAAAAAGAACAAAATCTTGTAAAAGGGATCATCGTAAACAAATTCAGAGGGGATATTTCCCTTTTTGAAGAGGGTAAAGAGATCCTTGAAAAGATCACAGGTAAAAAGGTATTAGGTATTTTACCCTATATAAAAGAGATCCATCTTGATGATGAGGATAGCCTATCCCTCGAATATAGGCGATTTGAAAACAAAAGACTAAAAATAGCTGTTATAAGACTACCATACATATCAAACTTTACAGATTTTAAGACCCTATCCCTTTTAAAGGAGGTTTCCCTGATATTTACAAACCAGCTAAGCGATTTAGATGATGCAGGTATTATAATCCTTCCCGGTACAAAATCTACCACAAAGGACATGAAGTTTCTATGGGATTCCGGTTTGGCGTATGGAATTCTGGATCAATATAAAAAAGGTAAGACCATTATCGGGGTATGCGGGGGGTTTCAAATGATGGGTAATCAGATCTTAGATCCTCATAAGTTAGAAGGTAACATCGAAAAAATAGAAGGTCTCAATATCCTACCAATAAAGACAGTTTTGGAAAAGGAAAAGATCACAAGGAGGATAGATTTTATATTCAACGGCACCCTCTGCTATGGTTACGAGATACATGTAGGTAGGACAGAATACTACGGTGGTGATGATTTTGCCGTCACCAGAACTGGTGAACGCTTAGGCTGTAAGATAGACAATAGATGTTTTGGAACATACATCCACGGCCTGTTTGACAACAGAATTATTCTGGAACACCTCTTAAGCCCCTTTGGTATAGATATATCCCACGAACATATCTACCCAGAAAGAAAAGAACATTATCTAAATATCTTAGCCGATACCGTCAGAAACAATTTAAATATGAAAGAAATATATAAAAACTTAGGTTTATAA
- a CDS encoding cobalamin biosynthesis protein, whose amino-acid sequence MLLDREIYTIIINDHGFKLSKLLKKYIKKLQILTTEEISQKYNLNCENILFFKNLKDIFRYVVEHRYDTVAFMASGIAVREIYAVSKYTDAAIVLVDNCGRYAISLMSGHEGGANFLAYNVASLLGAEPIVTTFTEVSKKLILGLGCRKGVKAVELVDTINFFLEQHSIEHSDIRHIATCAIKLEEEGIWEMERIINIPVYFVPKEKIGLPYFSFNESTAKRYFDIPSVAEASALLSGKNALLKIPKKVYKDVTLALAEEKL is encoded by the coding sequence ATGCTTTTAGACCGTGAAATATATACTATTATTATAAATGATCATGGTTTTAAGCTCAGTAAATTGTTGAAAAAATACATAAAAAAACTCCAGATCCTCACCACAGAAGAAATATCTCAGAAATATAATCTTAATTGTGAAAACATACTTTTTTTTAAAAATCTAAAAGATATCTTTCGATATGTAGTGGAGCATAGGTATGACACCGTAGCCTTTATGGCATCTGGAATTGCAGTAAGGGAGATTTATGCCGTTTCAAAGTATACAGATGCCGCCATAGTTTTGGTGGACAACTGTGGTAGATACGCCATCTCCCTTATGTCAGGCCATGAAGGAGGTGCTAACTTTTTAGCTTACAACGTGGCATCTCTATTAGGAGCCGAACCGATAGTAACTACATTTACAGAGGTAAGCAAAAAGCTCATCTTAGGGTTAGGGTGCCGCAAAGGTGTAAAAGCAGTAGAACTTGTCGATACAATAAATTTTTTTTTGGAACAACATTCCATAGAACATTCAGATATCAGACATATAGCCACCTGTGCCATAAAACTTGAAGAAGAAGGTATCTGGGAGATGGAAAGGATAATAAATATCCCCGTTTATTTCGTTCCTAAAGAAAAGATTGGGCTACCATACTTCAGTTTTAATGAATCAACTGCAAAGAGATATTTTGATATCCCATCAGTAGCAGAAGCAAGCGCCCTTTTGTCAGGGAAAAATGCCCTGTTAAAAATACCTAAAAAAGTTTACAAAGATGTCACATTAGCACTTGCAGAGGAAAAATTATGA
- the cobJ gene encoding precorrin-3B C(17)-methyltransferase has protein sequence MNRFFIVGTGPGDLRYLTPLALDAINLADWIVGYKLYLDLIKDIITNKQIYTTGMGSEIDRVKFAIEKYKDGLNVALISGGDSSLYGLASLCFELGDDVDFDVIPGISAAFAASAKLGAPITDDLVLLSLSDQLTPRETILKRIDAIILGDFVSAIYNPKSRKRTELLPYTIERFLQTRGDLPVGIVKNCTRQEEDIEVTYLSKIDYNKIDMFTILLVGNSKTYIKNHKMITPRGYLNKYAQE, from the coding sequence ATGAACAGGTTTTTCATAGTGGGTACAGGACCAGGTGATCTGCGCTACCTCACCCCTTTAGCCTTAGATGCAATAAATCTTGCCGATTGGATAGTGGGATACAAGCTATACTTAGATCTAATAAAAGACATAATTACCAACAAGCAGATTTACACCACCGGCATGGGTTCTGAAATAGACCGAGTTAAGTTTGCCATCGAAAAGTATAAAGATGGGCTCAATGTAGCTCTAATATCCGGAGGGGACTCCTCCCTATATGGACTTGCCTCCTTATGCTTTGAACTGGGAGATGATGTAGATTTCGATGTCATCCCAGGGATAAGCGCCGCCTTTGCTGCAAGTGCAAAGCTGGGAGCTCCCATCACCGATGACCTTGTTTTGCTTTCCCTTTCAGATCAACTGACACCGAGAGAAACTATTTTAAAACGTATTGATGCCATCATATTAGGTGATTTTGTCTCTGCCATATACAACCCCAAAAGTAGAAAACGAACAGAGCTCCTGCCATATACGATAGAAAGGTTCTTGCAAACAAGGGGAGATCTTCCAGTGGGAATAGTAAAAAACTGTACACGTCAAGAGGAGGATATCGAAGTCACATATCTTAGCAAAATAGATTACAACAAGATAGATATGTTTACAATATTGCTGGTGGGTAACAGCAAAACATATATAAAAAATCACAAAATGATTACACCACGGGGGTACCTAAACAAATATGCCCAAGAATAA